ATACAAAGCAATCACTTAACACATACTCAGATGAAAGTGCTGATGAGTATGAAGATCAAGAATCACTTTCTTCGtcttcctcttcctctGGgtcaaatgatgatgatgatgatgattatcTTGAAACAACCGTTATTAACAACTCAATAGCAGAGCCTACTTCGAATGacaatgatgataatttgTATCCTTTACCGCATGATCCAGTTGAACGCGATTATGATATCCCTGTTTGCGAGCACCATCCACCTAGTATATTAGGATTTGTAAGAAAGAATGTTGGGAAAGATTTGTCCACACTTCGTATGCCTGTTGACATCAATGAGCCAATTTCTATTTTACAGAAGTATGCggaaatatttgaatatagtgaattgattgataatgCGTTGCAGGTAACTCGTGAAGATGATACTGGTGAAAGGATACTAAGGATCGCAGCTTTTGCAGTAAGTTTTCTTTCTCCCATGAGGGTTAAGGAAAGAAATGCACGTAAGCCATTCAATCCATTATTAGGGGAAACATATGAATTGGTCCGCGAAGACCATGGCATACGATTGATAAGTGAAAAAGTTAGCCATAGGCCGCCAGTTTTTGCAATGTTTGCTGAATCAAAAGATTGGACCTTCTCATTTAGTCCTGCTCCAAATCAAAAGTTCTGGGGTAAAAACTTTGAAGTTTTTACAAATGGTATATGCAAATTAACGATCAGATCTACTGGTGAATTATTCACATGGAACCAACCAATaactttattgaaaaatattatcGCCggtgaaaaatattcagaGCCGTCTTCAGAAATTATTGTAAAATCTTCAACCGGATTCAAAgcaattgttgaatttgctAAAAGTGGTATGTTTAGTGGAAGATCCGAAGACTTAactattaaatcaattggtccaaataaaaaaaatttgcCATATTCAGTTACCGGTAAATGGACTGAATCATTGACTTTGAAAACCAATACTacagaaaaattaatttggaCCGTTGGAGAATTGTTACCCAACTACACCAAGAAATATGGTTTTACTAAATATGCTGGTTCGTTGAATAAAATCACAGATATTGAACGTGGTAACTTGCCACCAACAGATACAAGATTGAGACCAGATATCTTGGTATATAGAAGTGGTGATGTACCTAAGGCTGAGGTGCTTAAGGTTAGTATTGAAGACATGCAAAGAGAAAAGAGAAAGGAATTAGATATTAGTGGGGGAATTTATAAGCCCAAATTTTTCACGCAGGTTGGTGGTGATGAAAAGTCTCCAGACACTGGTGAATGGGTTTATATCACCGGTGAAAAAAGTTATTGGAATAGAAGAGAAAATAACGACTGGGAAGACTTACCTAGTTTATGGTGATGAATCTTGTTCGTTTACTGAAGTCCTTTTTgcatatttaaatttatatatattttttagTATTTGTTTTGTAGTGTTGAAGtaatatatgatatttatcaataagttttgaataaagatGCACGAATTAcagaatttttaaaaatgtGCGAAATAATTGTGAATAAGTTTAGAATTTCATACAAGCCAATAATACATACCAAATTAAATAACTAACGGTTAAACTATAGTTTGAGGTTTAGCCTTTCTtcagaattatttcttgATGGCATATCAAAGAGATCTAAGCTTTCCGGGTCCATGCTTGAATTCAAAGTTGAACTATTCATATTTCTCGAATTTCTTGTGAATAGTAAAAATTGCAACTGCTTCCGTAAACTATTAATCAAAACCCTTTgcaaatttaaatcatctttcatcataaaattatcattaaccAATCCAttgattattgattttctaTCAGTTAAAGAGGAATTCTCTCTATCTATAAACGGGATTATTTTTTCTTCCATTTCGAATTTTAACCTATCAATCTCATAATTTAAATAGATCAATTTATCTTGATCTTCCAAAGACGTAATCGAGgaattatatttgtttatttcttcaatcgGTTCATTGTAGCCTAAATTTGTTATCTTACCTTGAATTATCAGACTTAAAATCTTATTGATTTGCTTCTGTAAAAAATTGTTCTCTGTTGATACAGAATCTATCTTGTCATTAAGCCTATTAATATATGGCAATAACTGGTTTAATTGACAATTGTTTTTTTGTAAATGAATTTCCAACGCAGGTTCATTATTTCCTATCCAGCTACAACCAATTTCGCGAGCTGGACACTTGAAATGCCGAATCTTGGAACAATTCTCTTTATGTTTATTTAAATGTTTAAGCGGTATCATATCGTTTAAACACAAGTCGCATGTCTGATAATTGTATATACATTCATCTGACAAATGCAGCTCCTCAGATATCCTTGTAAGATCTGTATTACAATATTCGCATGGGAATATTTCATGAATGCATTTAGTTTCATTGTCAGAAAGAAATCTTCGTTCTACTGTCATGGTGCAAACTTCGTCACTATCGtaatcatcatcaacattatcgttgtcttcttcattgCTCTTCCTTATAAATCTTTTCCCATTACACTGAACACCTGTATAACCACAGTCCGATATTACATGATGTTCTAACTCCCAGCGACATCCAGTCCATTTGCAGCCTCTTTCATGATTCAAACAGTACACTTGAAGgtcatcaattaaattgGTAACAAGCAAAGGCGTGGGGAATAAGTCGTTCACATTGGATGCATCCAAAGGTGTTCTATCCAATGGACATGACCCTTTCAAGTCATCGTTAATATTCCCATTGAAAGCTTTAAAGCATTCATAAATGCAGCTTTTACAAAACGTATGCCCGCATATCGTTGTTAGTGGCTCTAAAAAAGGCTGCTGACAGACTGGACAATTCAAATGTTCCGTAGATGTCTTATATTTAATGTTTCTTAAATCTGGTTTAGCGTTATGATTAATCGAATTGAATGAAGTTGCGTAGTCtgtaattttaatttcatcatcatagCGACAATAAATGCTTTCTGTGTTAGTTAATGAAACGTTCTCTAGCATTTCATCAATACCATTTATCAGATCTTTAACATCGTCTGACATTATACAATCTCCATCAGCTAAGTCATAAGTTTCCTGACAAGATGAATGTTGATCATTCTACTCTATCATACGCTAAAATTTGGAGTCCTGACCTCGGTATATCGGTTGTCGCACGGAAGCCTTAGGGTTTCTTGTGATGATTAGGTATAATGTATTCTAAAAAATTGCTAACAGAAACCtagaagaatattgttCAAGAAAATGGGTTCTATATTGctagaaataaaatattccaTCTTGTATTCGTGGTATTCAATAATCAGACTAAAGATATACTAAAAAATTAGATATAGGTCGTACCCGGATTCGAACTGGGGTTGTCCGGATCAAAACCGAAAGTGATAACCACTACACTATACAACCGATTTATTTCATCCAAATGAATGGATATATCCAGTGATTTCTGAAGCTTCTAAAACCTAAAAAAATGGTGCAGCAGCTCCATCGCCTCGTAAGTCTGAACCAGCTGCATATATTAACTGACCATCTTTAGAAATATCCTTGATTATTTGAGCACGTCCAAACATTTTTCTGTCATGCCCAGTAACTACCTTTGTAGTATGTCccaattttgataattcttcaacaacaTTTGGATCAATTCCATCTTCTAATGCAACTTCAGTCACAGCAGTTGATACTGGTCCATCACTGCCTTTACCTCTATCTGAATCCATTCTATCCTTTGTAGCATTGAGACAAAACCTTGGCAGATCAATCAGCTGTTGAGGGGTAAAACCAAAGACACATAAATTCAAGACATGTTGCACTTGACCGACTGGTTGCATGTAACCACCCATGTTACCGAATGctgcaaataatgaatcatcttttgaatttgtaATTAATGAAGGGATGATTGTATGGTAAGGTCTCTTACCTCCTTCAAAACAATTTTTAAGATCAGGTGTTAAGTTGAAATTAGCACCTCTGTTGTGTAAACAAAATCCGTAATCTGGAACAGCGATACCAGAaccaaaatcatcatataCAGAATTGATAAATGAGCAAGCGTCTCCATTCGAATCAGTAACTGCAAGGTATACAGTGTCGGATTTATATCTGGGGTTTGGTACTCCGTGCTCGATAACACTACTatctaatattttatcCATGCTGAATAATTCAGCTCTTTTTTTCAAGTAGGATTCACTTAAGAGGTCATCAAGTGggatttttgaaaattcagGATCTGTAACATATTCATCCGAATCATAAAATGCAATCTTCGATGCCTCAATTAAAACATGGAGGTACTCTGCTGAGTTATGTTTCAATTTATACAAATCAATCTTGCCACTTTTATGAAGCTGCTGAATAATTCCTAACGACAATAATGCAACCAAACCCTGGCCGTTAGGTGGAATCTCCCATACTTTGTAATCTTCGAATTTAGTATTAATTGGGTCTACAACAGTCGATGTATGGGTCGctaaatctttcaaatctaaTTTATGATCTCTAGACGATGTTTCTCTGATAATTGCTTCCGCTACTGGACCTTGGTAGAAACCTTCCTTTCCACCTTTAGCAATAGCTCTAAATGCCTTAGCAAGCGGTTTATTAGTAACGAAGTCTCCTTCATTTGGGGCTGCATTACCAAAAAGGAACATGTTTTCAATTAGTTTGGGGTCAGGATTTTGTTTTTTAAGCTTATCCTCGGCACTTTTCCATAATAGACATGCTATCTCACACACCGGGAATCCATCTTCGGCTAGCGAAATTGCTGGTTCCAAAATCTCTTCGAGAGTTACATTTTTAGACCCCCACTTTTCATAAGAATCCACCCACCCGGCCACTGCCCCGGGAACATTTACCGTCAATACAGACTCAGGAGGAATTCTTTTCATTGGCTGACCATTATTGTAGCGATCAcagatattttgaatggtCAAGTTTTTGGCTGACCTCCCAGTACCATTCATGCCATGGACTTCCTTAGTCTCACGCTTGTAGTATAACGAAAAGCAATCACCTCCAATACCAGTGGAGCCTGGCTCAACAACACACAATGCTGCAGAAACAGCAATTGCTGCATCAACACAATTGCCTCCTTTAGacaatattttaatacCTGCGTGATTGGCCAATGCTTGGGACGAGACAACCATCCCCTTGGTAGAGTACACGGTTGACCTCCGTGAATTGAACTTGATAAAATCCGTTACTAAACTTTCTTTCATTCCCTACTTCACAGATATCTATAAGCTTTTAGAAATTTCCAATAGTAATTATTCttagaaaattttcattccTTAATTTGTGGGGGTATTTATACAAATAAAATGAATTGTGAATTGTGGAGGTTCTTCACCTGTGTATGATTCATCCAACCACTTATGCCGTATTGTGAAGACCATGGATTGTATATAATCCCGAGGATGCATACTAAACAATAACACTTATGTAAACATTTGAGGTAGGTGAAATTTTATgagaataaaaattatactTGTCTAGCGTGCTAAAAAGCGAATCAACATGATAAGATGCCTAAACGAACGATATCACAAGcagaattagaagaatcAGGAGTCTTCGAGTCAGATTCAGAAGAATCGGAATATGAACCTACGAGACattatgataatgaatttcaaGACGTTGAGAATCAAGTGATACGGTATGTCATGAGCAGAGAATTGAAAAGTCAGATTATTAGAAGAGAACACATCACACAACTATATTCGAACCGTCGAATTAACTACGATGCATTGATTACCAGGGTGAAACTTACTTTAAAGGAAGTGTACGGGCTTACACTAGTAGTTGTGCCACCAAAAAGAGGAgacaagaagaataagTCAAGCCATAGTAATGGGAAACAGCAATTGATGTTGACGAATTGTTTGAGTCCTGAAGGTCGCATCGTGCTACAGGAAATTTGGCTTACGGATAGTGAAGCTGGAATACCCAACAACAGAAATAGTGGTGACAATCAATACTTCTTACCCAAATACAATAAGACGTCGAGTTTGGGATCTAATACTGACATGGTTAAAACAGGGGTGACATTATTAATCATGTCGCTCCTCATAATATCAGAGAATCACATGTCGGAATACGAGTTGGTTAATGGCCTAAAGCGCTTTGGCCTATCCGACCATCCTAATTTTAAGAACTCGAGTTTCAATGCCAGTTTACCCGACCTCATCAATGAACTCGTCAAAAAGGAGTACTTAGATAAAGAAGTACAGAAGGATTCCAATAATGTCGAAAATGTCGACTATAAATTAGGAAGACGTTCTCTAGTCGAGTTTACACCACTCTCAGTGTTTGCATATATCAAGGCCGTTTACGGAGATGACTTCGACATCGATACCGAAAAGAAAGCATTGACAACAATAGAAAAAGCGTATGGTATATCATTAGATGTAGTACCGGCACCGGCACTTGTACCTGAACAAACCTCTACCCAAGAACTAGATAATCACGATCCGAACCCCGTAAATGAACAAGATGACAGAGACTCATCATGAGCCGAATACAAATGATTATATGATCGACTGAGACATTCAATTAGACTTGTGGTACTGGTTTACGTAAGTATCCTGAGTCCAGTTGTTGCGGCCATAGACCGTAGTAGTGCGTCGTTGACACATGCATAGTACGACCATATTTAAACAAACTCAAAAGATTGCATAGGATCATTTTAAAGAGAATTGTATGTAGTATTGGTATATAAGGTCTATATTTAGGTTCAAGGTTAAGTGGAGACCGATATTTCACAAGATTGTTCTTATTGCCCAACTTTATATGAAAGAATATCACACGCATTTTTGAGTACGATCGTATAATAAAATCGAAAGTTATTCACGACTTGATTTTCAACTATTTACAcctaaatcaatataattGTTTTCTTAGAAATAGAcaaatcatttgatatattcatagcgtatattaataatggcTTTAGATACTTTAGATTATTCTGTAATGGTAGCGTTGGCGCTTGCCATTTTGGTATATTTTGGAAAGGATAAAATCTGGCCTGGAGACGATGGGACGTCGGCCGGTTTTGTTGCCAATGTATCAGCTGGAGGCCATTCCAGGGATTTGATAGAAACATTGAATAAAAACAATAAGAACTGCATTATTTTTTACGGAAGTCAAACAGGAACCGCTGAAGACTACGCGTCCAAGTTGTCTAAGGAATTAGGCTCGAGGTTCGGGTTAAAGTCGATGACAGTGGACTTTGCGGACTACgattttgataactttGCAGAAATTAGTGAAGATGTATTGTGCTTCTTTTTGATGGCTACTTATGGTGAAGGAGAGCCGACCGACAACGCTATTGagtttttcaatttcttagACAACGAGGCAGATACTCTCTCAACATTACGATTCTCCGTGTTCGGATTAGGTAACTCAACGTACGAGTTTTACAATGCCATAGGTAAGAAGGCCAACGAAAGGTTACAAGAGTTAGGAGCAGAAAGATTCAGTGCTTACGGAGAAGGAGACGATGGTTTGGGCACCATGGATGAAGATTTCTTGAGTTGGAAAGACCTGGTCATTGACtctttgaagaataatttaaattttgaagaacaCGAAGCCGTCTATCAACCaagtttgaatttgattgaatCTGTTCATTCGATCGATGATGCCGTAGTTTCACATGGTGAACCCAATTCCGCATATGTATCTAATTCGGTTGATTTGTCAAAGGGTCCATTTGATCACGCTCATCCATTTTTATCGAAAGTAGTAAAAACtcaagaattattcaattcaaagaCAAGGTCTTGTGTTCATGcagaatttgatttatccGGAACTAACTTAAGATATTCGACAGGTGATCACTTAGCCATCTGGCCATCAAACgcaaatgaaaatattgaaaaattcttagaagcatttgatttatatgatAAGACAGATAACGTTTTTGAACTTAAGGCCGCAGATTCAACAGTTGCGATTCCTTTCCATACTCCGATTACGTATGGTGCCGTTGTTAGACATCACTTAGAAATTTCTGGTGACGTCTCTAGACAGttcttattatcaattgCGCAGTTTGCAccagatgaagaaacaaagaaGGAAGCTTTAAGATTAGGTAATAGCAAAGAGTTGTTTGCCACGGAGATTCATGAAAAGTGTTACAACATGGCGGACGctttattaaagatttcaGATGGAAAACCATGGAATAATGTTCCCTTTGAATTTATAGTAGAATCCGTTCCACATTTGCAAGCACGTTACTATTCGATTTCTTCGTCGTCTTTGTCCGAAAAAACTGCTATACATGTTACAGCAGTAGTCGAATCTGAGAAAATAGGGAATCAACTAGTTACAGGGGTCGTCACTAActtattaaagaatatagaaattgaacaaaataataaaacagATAAACCCACTGTTACATACGATTTGAAAGGACCGAGAAACAAATTTTCGAACTATAAGTTGCCTGTACATGTTAGAAGATCAACATTTAAGTTACCTAGCAACCCATCAACCCCAATAATTTGTATTGGACCTGGTACTGGTATTGCTCCTTTCAGAGGTTTTATTAGAGAAAAAGTTTCtcaaattaaaatcaataatgcCACCATCGGTAAAATAATGTTGTTTTATGGTTGTAGGagtgaagatgaagattaCTTATACAAAGATGAATGGCCATCATATGCGCAAGCTTTAGGATCGCAATTTGAAATGAATGTTGCTTTTTCAAGAAAGGATCCTAAAAACAAAGAGTATGTTCAACACAAGTTATTAGAGAACGCTGAACagattaattcattattaaatgacGGCGCTTTTATATATGTCTGTGGTGATGCATCTAAAATGGCAAGAGATGTACAGAGTACGTTGACTAAGATCATAGCTaaaggaagaaatatttctgaTGAAAAGTCTGCTGAATTAATTAGATCGTTCAAGACTCAGAACaaatttcaagaagatGTATGGTAGATTCGTTTTCGGAGATTTTCTAcgaaatttattatatagaGAAAATATTACAATAAAATTCTATCAAATACGTCTaattaaataaagataaatatcatatattaataaatcgaGCGTAAGTTTAAATTATATCACTCTTAGGTTCCTAAGttattagtattatcaTGAACCTTGACGCAATGTCTCCAATCtggatttgaagaattatatatactttGCAACTTCTCTTCAGTATCAAGCCAATGTTTGTATTTTAATTTCGATTTCAAATCTAAATCATATATGTTACAGGTTAACAAAAATTTACCATATCCTTCAATATTGATTAGATTATTAATGTTGTTGTGTGAATTAtggatattattatacttgTTATACTTctcaaatttaataaatagCCCAACATCTCTTAAAGTCATTACCAACGAAAGGTTCTGCAGGACATCATATATGGAAGTAATATTCTTAATCAAGtcattcttattatttattctttgatattcctttaatttctgaaatacattatttgggttatttaaaaaaattcgaAATAACTGCTTGACTGGGATTTTATTGGTTTCAGATATTTCTATTAGTAAATCTTGCGGTATGAGCAGGAGTATATCATCTAGGCCTTgatcaattgtttcttcataCAATAAATCAAGGGGACAAAAATGTCTTTGAAAACCTCTTAACTGATTAAGCAGACAAGTTCGacaataatttgaagaaatgtTGTCATATAACCATTTCGgttttatttcaaatataactgaatcaatatcattgtTGAATTGCTCTTGTTTCTGTAATTTCTTCTGTTCTTGACcttgcaatttttcaggTACTGTATTCCTATTTACGCCAGCTTCTTGGACGGTAGTATCAGTTCCAATATATAGTTGGCAATTTCTGGATAAGAATTGTTTACAATAATCACCATCTAGTATATTTGGCAATAACAATCCATACCTTTCTTTTACCATTAATTTATTCccttcattattcaattggttAACAAAATCAGTTGTCAACACTACTAACTGAAtatcaatgatttgatGAGGAAATAATGGTTTGCATTTCAATTCGATAAAATCGTATAGTTCGCAAGTAGAGATGTATTGTTCATCTTCCTTCAATAATCTGACTCTTAATAGTTTATGCCTTAAATAATCATTGCTACCAGTATACTTGAACAATATATTAGCATTGCCTTTTGCAAAGTATGTCCACTCTCCTGGTGTGGTTATCTTATAAATTTCCATTCTAATTTAGTCATAAATATCTCGCAACGGCTTGTGGTAAATATTTGGTTGTGTAATTGAGttgtaataaattcaaGGAGGcgaattgaaataatctaaaataaataatgaataacaGAAGTCGAATTGAAATAGCCAGGGTTATATTAATGCAgaaattaatcaataagTGTTTCTTTCATGTACTTTCTCGTCGATAAAAGTTGGTGTGCTATTTTCCTTGTTTTCtaaagaattttttcaaatagaATCAAAGAGCTcaattttgtaatttttattttttagaattttatagatcaaattaattaattattgaGAGATATATACGAGTAAATGACAATTCACCACTAAACAAATGGCCTAAATTCCTTAGTTtctcaaaatatcattaatttctttcttagtgaaatttttgCGGTTCGTAAGATGGacattattatcaagaagCAATCTTCCAGGACCagtaattttgaaataaattgGCTTATTGTAGAACTTATTGATAACgttataaataataagctTTTTAAAAGAATGGTAGTAGCTTCTTAAGATCTTCATTTGGTTAATAATTCCAAGGGAAATAATTATTCTTGAGTATCGGGAGCTGatgaatgatttaaaaCTATTGATgtaagaattgaaaatagtaGGTAACTGAAAATTCCTGGAAAATTTTAATGGTTCAGTCCAAGGGCGGTTAAGAGTTGAATAGCTAATTGATGAGTTAGAAGCAACTAAGCtatttggatttattaaaatctgTTCATTAGGACTTAATGTGATATCAAATAGTTGCTCTTCTCCATTCACTATAATTATTCCTTTTCCATCGGTTTGAAAACTATTACACCTTTCAAGAAGTTCTATCGGCTTTAATTGTAGATTAAACCCGGTCCATGCAATAATACTcttatcattcaaaatagtCCATTTGTCCTCTATGCTGTTtacttcaattattgaataattattcatGCCCCCATTAATTAATAACGATACAGATGAATTAGACGTTAATTCTTGATATTCGGTTTTATGTAATATTTGGGGAACACTTGATagcttcttcaaatctCCATTTATCCCTATGATAGTACCATTCCTAATGCTCAATTTCGATGATTGAGGCAATGTAATATTAAGCAAGTCACTGGGATTTCCTAATGGCTTGAATGACGGTAATTCTATAAATGGCCCATTGCCAGTAACTTTTGgtaaattatcatttgataGTTCTTTGGATATATCCTGACTGGAATTAAGTTTGAATTTAGAAAGTATACTTATAGAACGTAATCCAATCGCCCTCCTCAATGACCTATTCGTTGCTCTACTACTCTTGACCGGGATCATATTTATGTTGTGTTTTCGTAGTTAAACTGTAGGTTGTTGattatttttctatattcaTATAAGGCTTATATAATCACAAACTCGCTTATcctttaaaattatatccTATGTATTAAACTTACTCtatttctaaattattcCTCTTGTATATGGAGATAGTGTAGAAACATGAATAGtataagaaataataactataaaaaaaaaggtataaaaattatcataCAAACTCATGTAACCACTTATCAGTTTCAAGAATCGATTCATAGTAAGTATCATTAATCAAGGTAGAGTCTTCTGcatgaataatttcaactagtttaatgaaataagaCCAGAATCTTATACCGTTGTCTAAATCATGGAGTAATTGATTAGTAGTTACGCTATTAACCCCATTAACGTTAATATTGAACGaggaattattaatttggAAGACCGAATTTAGGATATGGTCCTTGGTattcttgataatttcttcttttgataattcttGTGACGAAAGCCTCTGGTTGAtagaatattcaaaatatatctcCCCCAAAATTCCCAACAAGGTGTTATTACAATCGTTATAAAATGGCAACTGATCAATTAATTTGTACCAATCACTCTTATCATTAAATCTTGATTTGATAGTACTGTTTTCTTGATGTACAATGAAATCGACCAACAAACATTCAATATTGTTAATGACTGCATTAGAAACAAACTTGACGTGTGACCTGAAATTAATCAACGCCCTAGAAATAGGACCCTGATAATTAATTGGCGATACCTTAAACTTATGA
This is a stretch of genomic DNA from Debaryomyces hansenii CBS767 chromosome G complete sequence. It encodes these proteins:
- a CDS encoding DEHA2G17468p (similar to ca|CA2822|IPF14550 Candida albicans IPF14550 unknown function) → MSDDVKDSINGIDEMLENVSLTNTESIYCRYDDEIKITDYATSFNSINHNAKPDLRNIKYKTSTEHLNCPVCQQPFLEPLTTICGHTFCKSCIYECFKAFNGNINDDLKGSCPLDRTPLDASNVNDLFPTPLLVTNLIDDLQVYCLNHERGCKWTGCRWELEHHVISDCGYTGVQCNGKRFIRKSNEEDNDNVDDDYDSDEVCTMTVERRFLSDNETKCIHEIFPCEYCNTDLTRISEESHLSDECIYNYQTCDLCLNDMIPLKHLNKHKENCSKIRHFKCPAREIGCSWIGNNEPALEIHLQKNNCQLNQLLPYINRLNDKIDSVSTENNFLQKQINKILSSIIQGKITNLGYNEPIEEINKYNSSITSLEDQDKLIYLNYEIDRLKFEMEEKIIPFIDRENSSLTDRKSIINGLVNDNFMMKDDLNLQRVLINSLRKQLQFLLFTRNSRNMNSSTLNSSMDPESLDLFDMPSRNNSEERLNLKL
- a CDS encoding DEHA2G17512p (similar to ca|CA2828|IPF17026 Candida albicans IPF17026 unknown function) codes for the protein MKESLVTDFIKFNSRRSTVYSTKGMVVSSQALANHAGIKILSKGGNCVDAAIAVSAALCVVEPGSTGIGGDCFSLYYKRETKEVHGMNGTGRSAKNLTIQNICDRYNNGQPMKRIPPESVLTVNVPGAVAGWVDSYEKWGSKNVTLEEILEPAISLAEDGFPVCEIACLLWKSAEDKLKKQNPDPKLIENMFLFGNAAPNEGDFVTNKPLAKAFRAIAKGGKEGFYQGPVAEAIIRETSSRDHKLDLKDLATHTSTVVDPINTKFEDYKVWEIPPNGQGLVALLSLGIIQQLHKSGKIDLYKLKHNSAEYLHVLIEASKIAFYDSDEYVTDPEFSKIPLDDLLSESYLKKRAELFSMDKILDSSVIEHGVPNPRYKSDTVYLAVTDSNGDACSFINSVYDDFGSGIAVPDYGFCLHNRGANFNLTPDLKNCFEGGKRPYHTIIPSLITNSKDDSLFAAFGNMGGYMQPVGQVQHVLNLCVFGFTPQQSIDSPRFCLNATKDRMDSDRGKGSDGPVSTAVTEVALEDGIDPNVVEELSKLGHTTKVVTGHDRKMFGRAQIIKDISKDGQLIYAAGSDLRGDGAAAPFF
- a CDS encoding DEHA2G17446p (similar to uniprot|P38713 Saccharomyces cerevisiae YHR073W OSH3 Member of an oxysterol-binding protein family with seven members in S. cerevisiae), coding for METLEVHSKDFLVKWVYAPDNSIIDWQVKPLKKSINFAIYRKNELSEGTKEGSENPIPRSTSSFTKDDVLNGSVDSLGSNISSVNLANSNVYKTRSRSNTFTNNLNHSDLTLVKDYKKLISDELVHGKYEIEKGGVFAFIFDNSFSKTISKKILFTSKILFASPDKNSIYRRKSTIQRKSSTELRLRNGESAGGQDLQVPTPNSSKANNEELLQSVLLKKRRKKLQGFVKRFFILNFHHGTLSYFRVNDNKLRGQMPIKQSIVSANAKKREIIIDSGMEAWCLKTVNAQDFNLWVEAFNEVKKSQYACERDVQEKTPVKSDSASVIRDLETISQKLNTLKFKNDASSESLILNISGISDDVEHVLDKLKSAISTNGVARGSAGDVHSVFSSNEFYDAKEYIDAMNSGVVLLDKPNTKQSLNTYSDESADEYEDQESLSSSSSSSGSNDDDDDDYLETTVINNSIAEPTSNDNDDNLYPLPHDPVERDYDIPVCEHHPPSILGFVRKNVGKDLSTLRMPVDINEPISILQKYAEIFEYSELIDNALQVTREDDTGERILRIAAFAVSFLSPMRVKERNARKPFNPLLGETYELVREDHGIRLISEKVSHRPPVFAMFAESKDWTFSFSPAPNQKFWGKNFEVFTNGICKLTIRSTGELFTWNQPITLLKNIIAGEKYSEPSSEIIVKSSTGFKAIVEFAKSGMFSGRSEDLTIKSIGPNKKNLPYSVTGKWTESLTLKTNTTEKLIWTVGELLPNYTKKYGFTKYAGSLNKITDIERGNLPPTDTRLRPDILVYRSGDVPKAEVLKVSIEDMQREKRKELDISGGIYKPKFFTQVGGDEKSPDTGEWVYITGEKSYWNRRENNDWEDLPSLW
- a CDS encoding DEHA2G17534p (similar to ca|CA3326|IPF6889 Candida albicans IPF6889 unknown function) — protein: MPKRTISQAELEESGVFESDSEESEYEPTRHYDNEFQDVENQVIRYVMSRELKSQIIRREHITQLYSNRRINYDALITRVKLTLKEVYGLTLVVVPPKRGDKKNKSSHSNGKQQLMLTNCLSPEGRIVLQEIWLTDSEAGIPNNRNSGDNQYFLPKYNKTSSLGSNTDMVKTGVTLLIMSLLIISENHMSEYELVNGLKRFGLSDHPNFKNSSFNASLPDLINELVKKEYLDKEVQKDSNNVENVDYKLGRRSLVEFTPLSVFAYIKAVYGDDFDIDTEKKALTTIEKAYGISLDVVPAPALVPEQTSTQELDNHDPNPVNEQDDRDSS
- a CDS encoding DEHA2G17556p (no similarity); protein product: MRVIFFHIKLGNKNNLVKYRSPLNLEPKYRPYIPILHTILFKMILCNLLSLFKYGRTMHVSTTHYYGLWPQQSDSGYLRKPVPQV